In Onychostoma macrolepis isolate SWU-2019 chromosome 17, ASM1243209v1, whole genome shotgun sequence, the DNA window GTAACACGCTTAAACCAAACCCTCACACCTACGCCGCCCCCATCCCGACTCAAAGAGATGCTCTCTGGCCCAATCTGCCGGCCTCCCCAAATCTCTCTCATTACCATACCAGCTCCAGTCGTGAGGGTGTTTGGAGGTGGGAACAAGTGCCTTGTCCGTTATTTTTGGTTGGTTTCTGAATGAATGGAAAAGCACATATGAACCTCCTCTGAGAGATGTAGAGGACTATGTTATCAGTGTCGTCTGTGTTTGGGCGAACAGCAGAAGAAAGCCGTGAAGAACCCGAACAAGAGAAAAGCTCAACGCTGGTCATGAAAACCAAACGCACATTCAGCAGAATGCAACCGTCAAGAATGGTAAGTGttaaagtcaagtcatctttatttatatagcgcttttaacaatacagattgtgtcaaagcacttaacagtatcaaattggaggatagagtgtgagtaatgtataatgataagattaaacactcaattttcagttaaaggcatttcattattgaattcagagatgtcattgtttagctcagtttagtttaaatagtatctgtgcaatcaaactCACAATTGAATTGTGCAATGTTGAAGGAGTGTATGTATGTTGAAGGTGtgagaactgttttttttttttttcctgagaaTTAAGGCTGAGGGAAAAAAACGATTTGGATTTccacatttttttctaaaagatatacgttcaaaagtttggggtcagtacttttttttttaatgaatgaataattctaTTCAGCTAGAACTATCAAAAGGTGAcagtaaaagacatttataacattacaaaaacatttctatttctaataaatattgttcttttgatctttctattcaCCAGAAGAAtcctaatatatatttatatatcatggTTCCatccaaaatattaagcagcacagctgtttttaacattgataataataagaaatgattcttaattatcaaatcagcatattagaatttcacaatgttatttttttctgtaaaatctgaccaactccaaactttttaatggtcattttctaatttatttgtGAATAAAACAACTGGTGATGTAAATGATCAGTTATCAAAACTTGAAATGAATTTCTTTGACTAGATTCAATAAGTGAAAAGATACAGATGGAAGTGTGTACAGACATAAAAGGGTGATTTAtcaaaaaactgcatttaacaGAGGCGTGTTGAGTTATAAAAAAGGAATAATGAGTTTTGGAGAAATCACAGAGTGACGTTTGATTAATCGTCGTGTGCAGGGGTCACCAAACCCCCACGCAACACCAAAgccaatgcaaacaaaatggGCTGTGAACCCATCCCAACATGGCGCTGCGTGGGCGTGCGAGGCACAGAGGGCATAAGAGGGGCACAAAGGGAGGGGGGTACTAAACAACCCGCCGAAATAATCTACCATCTGCTATGAAGaattaattcaatttatttaacaatataatataatgatcaGTTTGATAATGGGAATGGCTGAAGtgctaataattttttttttttttcattattatcaatataaccagttatatttttaatatcatttttgatcatatttcTGCTATAACTGGTTGTCTTGTGAGTTATATAAGTATTGTGTCTTCCACAGCTGCAATTAACTTTTTCTGGTGAATAGCAGCACTGACACAATAGCAAGACATTTTTGTGTCTGTAGGCGTAAGACAAAGGAAGCAAACATTTGCGCTGCCCCAACAATTTTAAGAATGAATAGATGTTTGGCTTTTGTGAgaaaaatgctgttcatttaacAAGACACCTGAACTCACGAATCATAATAACACACTGAGCTGTCCAACACAATGATATCCAGTTAAAATTAGAGGGCATCAGATTTTGAGCAGGTTCTTGCTGATTCTCTGAATGGCAGCGGGCTCAGACTGACTGCTGGAGGATGTAGCACAGCTGATGTGGCGATGACACTTTCAGATCAGCCACGTTATCAGAGCTACATCAGAGATGACAGGAAGGGAAGTGTGTGTTTAATACCAAGGAActtaattctcattaattagaCGTCATCCGAAACAACGGTGTGATCAGCTTTAGTGGACCGTCCATGTATAAAAACTCTTCAAAATTAGGGTTCTTTACTCAGTTCCAAAAAACAATGAATCTTTTTTGGCACAAACAAATTCTCTAGGATAAGTAagcaagtaagtaaataaataataatcagcGTTTTGGCACAAAATGTACCTGAgactaataatttaatgaaaaatgaatgaataaatgaatacattgtttttaagttaattaaaaaatacacacatacattatatgTTTTGGCACAAAACATTCCTAAGGTTAaaaagtaagtaagtaaataaataaataaatattttttaacaaacctTTCCTGAAGTAAAAAattaagtaagtaaataaataaataaagctttttttttcacaaaatatttctgaagttaaaagtcaaatcaaataaataaataaaaataaaccttttGCACAAAAGGTTTCTGagcttaaaaattaaatgaatgaatgaatgaatgaatgaatgaatgaatgaatgaatgaatgaatgaatgaatgaatgaacgaacgaacaaataaataaagaaacaaacaaacaaacaaataaaccttTTGGCAAGAGTTtctaaagttaaaaatgaaataaacaaacaaataaacacacacacacacacacacacacacaaaactgccACAAAACATTCCTGaggttaaaaatgaaacaaacaaacataaataaataaacaaacacaaaacattcCTGAGattaaaaaaggaaacaaacaaacataaataaatacataaataaataaataaataaaaacattttgacaaaagtttgtaaagttaaaaatgaaataaacaaacacacacacacaattgtcACAAAACATTCCTGAGgttaaaattaaacataaataaataaataaataaacaaacaaacattcctgaggttaaaaatgaaacaaacaaacaaaaataaataaatgtagatagatagatagacagacagacagacagacagacagacagacagacagacagacagacagacagacagatagatagatagatagatagatagatagatagatagatagatagatagatagatagatagatagatagatagatagatagatagatagatagatagatagatagatagatagatagatagatagatagatagatagatagacagacagatagatagacagatagatagatagatagatagatgttatATGACTTCATGTTTGGAAACAGTTTTGCCACACACCAGTATAGATGAAGCATTTATGGTTTAATCTTTTCATATTAAATCCAACTATGATCTATTAAATGCGATCTCAAGAGCTGGGTTTGCACTGACTGTAATGTGCGATACTGGCATGCACAGAAGCTCAGTCAGCATGCAGTGCTGTGCATGTGGGCGAGTGTGAATGGGAACAGAGAGAAGGCAGGCAGGCTGGGGGTGTCTGTACAGAAGTAAGAGGAGGGCAGATGCAGATCTATTCAGAGAGGCTCCACTTCTGCTAGGGCTCCATGGAGAAGGGGCTGTTCCATAGTGTGGGTGGCTATGAATTAGGCCTCAGTCGCACATCCAGCAAACGCTCTGTTGCTCATGCTGCCACGGATGAAAATAGAACATGGtggcagaaaaacaaaaagtgacGAGAGAGATGATGAAGAGCCGAGGACGGCCTTACATGTGTCAGTCATGTTGAGCGAGAACATACGAGAATAAGACCTTACAACAGAGGGCTATATTAtaaatatgctaaatatatgtataagTTTTTCAAACCAAATGGAAACTAATAGTGCTTGCAATTAGTTGACATATTTTATTATCTACTTTGACAGCTTCTAAATCAAATTTGAGACGTTTGAAAGCTTCAAAATGCTGAGAAAGTCTAAAATATAGACTTagctaaatattaaaattgtttgCAACTCCTACAAGGTACACTCTgtcattttctgtatttattttatttccagttgttttacctgtattttgaattttacacttcattgcattgtgttttagagtTAAAAGAAATGTCCATAAAATATATTGTGCCAGTAATGAGCTGTCTgtactttttctgttattttaccaatttatttttcacagtaaAGAAAATATAGCTTAGCTAAAGTCTTTTATTAGTAATCAAGATGTTTAATCGCAGTGATCTTGTTACCGAGGAAAACAAAACCGTTCTGTAGCCTATATTAATAAATCAGTTTCCTCTAGAAGCTAGAATAACTTTCCAACATATTCAGATATCACTTTCCTGAATTTAGTTTTATTACGGTTCCTCTGTGGGACGATGAACTCGGCGTGGCTCGTTATTTTCCGTGTCGAGTTTCCCGGATGCGTCCCATATAAGTCAAAAAGGGCGTGTTTGAGATTACCGGATTATACCCATTTATGGGATGCGCCCTAAACCGGAATTCCTGATAATAACATACACCAAAagtcaataaaaatgaaaaagcatcTAACTGTTTTCACAGACCACAAATCTATTTCGATATAATATCAATAGCCTATATGCACAACAAATCAATCACAACAAATTAAAGTTATAGCTGAGTCAGAGATCTGTCTCTAAACAGAGCGCTCGTGTCGTCACATGGCCaagagcacaaaaaaaaaaaaaaaaaagcccaacccgttttttttttttttggcctgtTCTGTCCTTGTATGGTCAGTGACGTCATGGGGCATTGACAGGCTCTTCTTAAATGCTACGACATAAAGTTTCACTTATTGCGGCGGCACATATGAAGGGAGCTGATGAGCTGATGCGCGCGTTTATGATGACTACACTGAAGTGAACATATTTACAACACATCAACTAGATCATAAAAGCTCTGAGAACAGCTTAATAAAATtcaacttctttaaaaaataaataaatacgcgGAGGATCAAAATGACAGCGACAGCTAGTAGCAGGGAGAAAATTAACGCGTCTCTGAATGATTTGATGCGCTGTCTGCCGGCACACGGATTCTCTCTGGATGAGACCCCCGCAGCAGTCTTCTCTCATGGGGATGTGGGGGTTTGTTCTGACCAGTTCAGTGAGGCGTCGGGAGGTAAGACAATATTAGGATgcttacaataataaaaaaagtgctAATATTCACAAGGGCTGTAGATTAGGAACCATGAGTAAAACAAAAATGCCTGTTTGTCCTGtgcttgttttcttatttgATTGCTTGTTTATAAGTTGGTTTCAAACGCCACAAGTTTAAAACTTTAGTGAATTGGAATATTTTCTGAGCTTCCATCATCATATGGAgcagtaaacaaataaacatcttAATGGTATGCAAGGCGAGAGCCTGAACTGTCATCATCTCATTGCAGGCTATGCTTTTTGTACCAGTTTATTCATTTCTTCCAcgttactttttactttttcgttgtttttattaattgcgtgtgttcatgttttattgtgTAAAAAAGCCATTATATAGACTATATAGCCTAATCTGTCTTATATCGGGGCACTTTATCACAAACTGAACGTGTGTtcaatgaacttttttttttcaacagtaagAAATTCAATAGCTACTTATAGTCAACTAATAAGGAaattttcaatactttttgtAGCCAAAACTTTAAGGTATAGGCTACACAAGATGACTTTAAAAGCAAACTCGCATTGGAGGAAAAAGGTTTTCATTAGGCTATAATCTTAATATAAAACGTTGGATAGGCTGTTTATATCTCATCTCCAGTTCATTTAGTGGAAGGAAATTCAGTAGGCTATAGACTAAAAATAGACTATTTTACTGCAATCTATTTGGTTCAACCAGAATATCAAGAGATAGGCTACCTGCATATATTTTGCCACCTACATAGCCTACTATCTTTTGAAAACAAACAGCTTACCTAGATTACACGTGCCGAATACGTGATTTAATGGAAACACACGCAATAAGAGGAAATTGCTCGATATAAACGTCTTTTTTTTACTCCTACAGGTGGCTTGAGCACCGACAGCTTCGGCGTGGAAAAACGGGGCCTTGAACTGACAGACCCGAGCAAGTTTTCTCCACACAGCGCGCCTGTCGCCTACACAGGGAAAATTTCCATCGACGCGCAAGGAAGCTGGAATCAGGAGGGAATAATCAACTTTGTCAGCGCAGGAGTGCAAGACAGGCCACCTTCCCCGGGATCATTCTCCACGGGCTCCCCCTCAGACACTGACTGCTCCAAAATAGCTCAAACCCTTGCCAACATGGAGCATATGTACACAGGCCCGCCCCCTTACACCTGCAGTGCCGATGGTTACCATCAGGACCCCTCGGTTTACCTGTCGACCACCACGTGCCCCATAACTTACGCAACTCCATCCTACTCAACCCCAAAGCCATCTATAGACGGGACGCTTTTCTCCATCATTCCTGACTATGGGGGGTTTTATCAGACCAGCAACTGCCAAAGGGACAACATGGCTGTGTTTCAGGACATCAAGCCATTTTCGTGCGCTTTGGAGTCTATCAGAGTCCCTCCACCTCTGACTCCCTTGAACACCATTAGAAATTTTACTCTGGCGTGTCCGGTTGACGGACCGAGGCCGCCTGTGGATTGCACCAATCCGCAAAGCGTCCCACTCAGGCCGATTCTGCGGCCGCGGAAATACCCAAACCGACCGTGCAAGACGCCGGTCCACGAGCGGCCGTACCCCTGTCCGGCGGAGGGATGCGACCGGAGGTTTTCGCGCTCGGATGAGCTGACGCGCCACGTGCGCATCCACACCGGCCACAAGCCGTTCCAGTGCCGCATCTGCATGCGCAGCTTCAGCCGCAGCGACCACCTCACGACGCACATACGCACTCATACCGGAGAGAAGCCCTTCTCCTGTGACTTCTGCGGCAGAAAGTTCGCCAGGAGCGACGAGCGAAGGAGGCACACAAAAATCCACCTGAGACAGAAAGATAGAAAGGGGTCCGCGCCTCCTCACAGCTCGAGCGCCGGAGGTACAGCGATGTGAACAGTTTAACAAGCTCTGACTGCTGGGATAGTCGTTGGCCCATTTAAACCtggaactttttttgtgtgtgcgcaCAAATATACGAAGGCAGCTTGTGAATAAAGTGTTGAATGTGGTTTGTTGTAGTACCTAGACAACGTCCTTATCAGAGAATATTTCATGTGGTGCAAATTGCAGTTGTTCTGAGATATATAGTGTTTACAGTGAGTCTTTTTTATTgacattattactgttatgtgtgtgaataaaattataataaacacaagGTGTGATCTTTTGAGAATCAATGGAAGGGATATTAAATGCTGTATGGCATTACGAAGTTATAACACTAGAGGTCGCACTTTGATAAACTGGAAGGACAGGTTGCAAGTAAAATATACATTGTAATACGattctttttgaaagaaattgatAGTTTTATgcagcaaggacgcattaaatttgtaatgttacaaaatatttatatttcaaataaacaggctatattcagcaaaatatttgaatattatgCATCACAActtttttcagcattgataattgTATTGAGCACCAACTCAGCATAAGACTGggtaaaattcagctttgctatcacaggaataaattacattttaaaatatgttaaaacagaaaactatTACTTGAAAgtcttttactgtattttattttttgataaaacgagccttggtgagcataggaGACCTTTGAACTGTAGTGGATGTTGGCTGTAaagaatgtaaaaaatgtatttaaataaccAACAAGACCCGTTTCTATTGCATCTTTTATTAGCCGACGTCCATCGGAGTACAAacaaaactttaatttcttgTGTAAAATTCACATCACATTCTTCAGTTCACATTGTCTTATTAATTTTCACCAGTTAGACTTGTCATCCTGGCTCAGTGCTTTATTGTCATAACTACCAGGAGTGTTCAAATAAGTATCCAGTGTTACATATGCCAATTTGTAAAGTGAGTGTTGTCAAGCCTGTTGCTAAACATTTCAGTGTCTTGATCGCTTTATCAACACAATATTGCAATGGAAACAGGATGAGCAGATTTCTGCTCTGATAGGCTTTGAAGCCTTTGTTAAACCAAGTCTCACATCTgctgcaaaaattaaatatttatcacaTGCTATACAAAGTGAATCCAGGCAACCAATCGAACCTGCACACAAAATCAGAACAGTTTGCATGCAACACATTGGAAATGTATGGACGCACGTAGAAAATAACAACCAAAAGACAATTAAAGTTAAAGACAGCAGCTGCGGTATTTCAAATAAACCACTGTACTCTTGATAAGGTAGCCAGTCGGACAtgtaaagaaaagaacacagaatCTCTTGATTAAGGCTGAACCCAGTTTATAGTCAGATCCTTCAGAGGGACACTTTAGGCCCTGGGTAAGGTTCACCACCACACCAGAATTCACTGGGCTGTGGTATTTCCATAAGCCACAGGTCACCGGGTTCCTGGGCTTCACTCTTTATGTCTGCAGCCTCTGAATAGGCATGTAAAACTTTATAATAATGGCAGTCTCTCCCTTCATCCGGATCATACGGCGGTGATAAGATGTCAAGGAAAGCCGTGGGTCCGTCAACAGCGTCTATCTGGTGGATATTGTCCTTTTGGGGTGACAGCACACACGGGCCGTTCTCCTCGGTGTATTCCCCCACCGACCTCAGCACCGAAGGCCGGAGCGAGCTCCTCTGGAAGGGCATGAGCGGAGGGTTGAACTGCACGCCGCTGGCACCATTTCTAGGTTTATCCAACCTGTCGAAACAGCTGATTCGTACCTTGCCGTAAATCACTTTCAGCATGCCGTACATTCCCGGATGATCATGCAGCGGTATGGAAGCGCccgtttttaataaaaacaccCCCATGCTGAACGTGTCGGTCTCGTAGATGTGCATGTATGTAACGGGAGGCGCGATGCGCTGCGACGGCATCGGTGTGTTCTCGACGGTCCGGGGCACAATCTTCAAGTCCGCCGCTCTGACCTCCGCCATGAGGCTTTTCAGCTTGCTCAGATTTTCCATAAACACTTTATTGTGTTCTCCCACAACCGAGGGGTGGCGGAATGTCGTGAGGGCCTGTTTGGCGATTTTCTGGACAGTAGAAATCATGTTGTCTCGAGGCATCATAACGCGCAAGTGTCCGGCGTCAACTTGACTTTCAACCTCACGCGCCTTGCTCCTTCTGCGAAATCAAGTGCAAGTCCCGTTTCAGAGGCTACCTTCTTATTTAGGCCATCAAAATCGACACAATGTGTAAAAGCTTAAGCGCAGCCTTAGGAGTGCCGTTAAGATCAAGTCATTCCTGGCCATGACTACTCCATACACAGGCATCTGATTCACACGTACGCAATGTCAACATTGTTATACGTCACGCAGAGAATTATGGGAAACGTAGTTTTCAGGCTACTGTGAGACTTGACCGAAACTACAAAACGAATGATCCTAGAGCTCGCGCTTTAATATTTGTAAACTTTAACCAAACTCGTCTGTCACGAATAAAAAAATCTTCGTAAGTTCCTATACGGACGGTGCATGAGATATTACACGTTAGCTGGTTACTACAACTCCCATAACATTTCTCTTCAAAGGGGCAACGACACTTCAGTCTTTCACCGCCACTCAGACTCACGCTCTCAAAATGCTGTGTTAAGTGTGAGACTGGAAAAAAAAGAGGTCATGGACGATTGGTGaccacaaaaatgtatttggacaTATAGAACTGTAAATATCATcgcataaacataaaatatcaaactaggtggcatttatttttaagaaagagcacaagcacacacatttcacaaaatacatttaGGTTGCGAATGTTAACTGTACAGAAATACCAAAAGGAATACAGTTCAAACTCAAAACAAACAAGTAGAGACTTTTTTTGGTCATTAAACGTACAGTTTACGTGATGAACGTACAGCGCTGACACCTGTGTGAGCTTGAGGGGAACCTGCTTGTCACGTTCACTAAATTTGCACGATTTTGGGTACAATTCTGCGGTCTTCCGTGATAAAGTCGCAAAAGGTTATGTTCTGCGACTTTGGCAACAAGGTGAGCgcacgagagagagagatagtgagagagagagagagaagtagCGTTCAGTTAATAATAGTTTATGTTAGCTTGCCCTGTATCAGTTGAAACATAACCTGTTAATTAGCATTCCCTTCAAGGTATGATTATTTTTATCCTAAAATTACATCCAGTTCTTTCTGAAGAATGAGcagtatggagtcaatttaatgccgcatgtatatgcaaaagaataaagttttacaaaagaaaataaagttttgcaaacgaaaatgaaagtattgagaaaaaaaagtgctttttgtaaacaaaaataaagaattgcaaaatatgaatgaaacagagcaaaagcaatgattttgcaatacatattttccatgtcCATATCtaataatttatttggaatgctgcttttattttgcgtttcagtcaagtttgagcttgtgATACAGTTTTCCCCTTTGCGCTTCAcatttctgcgcgtctcactttgtacACAGATTCCCTCTTTCACCCACTTTAATACACTAAACGGACACTGGGCATTTTTCTTTCCAAACATTAGAGCACggaaaattaaatttgaaaggtatgacataaaaaaaacaatggactGGACTCCAATGTTGTTTGGTTTccgacattcttcaaaatatcttcttttattttccacagaggaaagaaagtCTTAAAAgttgggtgagtaaatgatgatagaactaAAGACATACCCTATAAAATCCatattttctggggccatagtATATTGCAATTATAAACTCCctccctgctgaaaaacaaataacaatagaaaccatcacagtaATTCTAATAGTTTCCACTAcaaaaccatcaacttttaaccattaaaaccataaaaaaaaaaaaaatgggtgtgttttgggacatattccattagggtTTATTGGTTTTAAAAAGTCACCAGTAGAAGTCGACCAATTACCAAAAACCCACAGGGACCATTAGCTacggtttccattaaaaccaatacaagtccattaaaatttatttttttccagcagGGCTGACAAAGGGAGACCTACTGTATTCTCATATACATCTAAAAATGTGCCACTTAAGTCTATCATGCAGAAATATCCCCGAAGCGCTTACTAACTCTGTCACTACAGTCTATGGAAATGTGACAGCAGCAGGTgagctgtttttttccccaatcCATATTGGCACAATTTAATCATTTGCTACATAATCAATGTTACATGAATCAGATTCGAAATTACGGGcaagaaatgaatgaaatgatcGACTGCGGTATAATGAACCAGTAATCTCATTATCAGTGCAGAAGCAGACTGTTGACATGCTGGCTGTTGCTCAATCAATTGTGACTCACAAACATGTTTGCATgacattgtttaaaaatatatatttatagataaAGAGACATGTGGACAGTTTAGTCATCTATGGTCATGTTGTTATTCCTGCACATAAAAACAGAGCTTCTATAAAAAGCTAAAGCTATGTAACAGGATGCAACACTACCGCCTACTCCAGTCCTCTGAGCTTGGAAaaccacatacacacac includes these proteins:
- the egr2a gene encoding E3 SUMO-protein ligase EGR2a; amino-acid sequence: MTATASSREKINASLNDLMRCLPAHGFSLDETPAAVFSHGDVGVCSDQFSEASGGGLSTDSFGVEKRGLELTDPSKFSPHSAPVAYTGKISIDAQGSWNQEGIINFVSAGVQDRPPSPGSFSTGSPSDTDCSKIAQTLANMEHMYTGPPPYTCSADGYHQDPSVYLSTTTCPITYATPSYSTPKPSIDGTLFSIIPDYGGFYQTSNCQRDNMAVFQDIKPFSCALESIRVPPPLTPLNTIRNFTLACPVDGPRPPVDCTNPQSVPLRPILRPRKYPNRPCKTPVHERPYPCPAEGCDRRFSRSDELTRHVRIHTGHKPFQCRICMRSFSRSDHLTTHIRTHTGEKPFSCDFCGRKFARSDERRRHTKIHLRQKDRKGSAPPHSSSAGGTAM
- the adob gene encoding 2-aminoethanethiol (cysteamine) dioxygenase b; translated protein: MMPRDNMISTVQKIAKQALTTFRHPSVVGEHNKVFMENLSKLKSLMAEVRAADLKIVPRTVENTPMPSQRIAPPVTYMHIYETDTFSMGVFLLKTGASIPLHDHPGMYGMLKVIYGKVRISCFDRLDKPRNGASGVQFNPPLMPFQRSSLRPSVLRSVGEYTEENGPCVLSPQKDNIHQIDAVDGPTAFLDILSPPYDPDEGRDCHYYKVLHAYSEAADIKSEAQEPGDLWLMEIPQPSEFWCGGEPYPGPKVSL